The Thermomicrobiales bacterium DNA segment ACCGTGCGCGAGCCGTACGGCGTCTGCTCACAGATCATTCCGTGGAATTTCCCGCTGCTGATGGCAGCTTGGAAAGTAGCTCCTGCTCTGGCCGCCGGAAACACCGTGGTGCTCAAACCGGCGAGCGCAACTCCGTTGACCGCGCTCATGTTGGGGCAGATTGCGCTCGAGGCCGGGATCCCAGCAGGGGTGCTCAACGTCATCACCGGTCCGGGCAAGGAACTGGGCGAGACCTTGACCACGCACCCCCTGGTGGAAAAGGTGGCGTTCACCGGCGAGACCGAGACCGGCCGCGAGATCATGCGCGCCGCGGCCGGCACGATCAAGAAGGTCACGCTGGAACTCGGCGGCAAAAGCCCGAATATCGTCTTCCCCGATGCGGACCTCGACGAAGCGGTGAACGGATCGCTCTTCGCGATCTTCACAAATGCCGGCCAGCGCTGCACGGCAAGGACGCGGCTCTTCTTGCACACCTCGATCTACGACGAGTTCCTCGCGACGTACGTCGAAAAGGTGAGCCGAATCCGTGTGGGTGATCCCCTCGACTGGGATACGCAGATGGGGCCGGTCATCAGCAAAGCGCAGCAGAGCAAGGTGCTGGAGTATTGCGAATACGCGGTCGAAGACGGAGCGGAGTTGTTGCACGGTGGCCGGAAAGTGCCGTCCTCGGAGCTTCGCGCGGGCAACTTCGTGGAACCGACCGTTTTTGGCAAGGTCTCACCGGACATGCGGCTCGCTCAGAACGAGGTCTTCGGACCGGTGCTGGCCGTCATCCCGTTTACGACCGAAGACGAGGTGGTCGCGGCCGCGAATAGCACGATCTTCGGATTGGCCGCCACGATCTGGACGAACGACATCAAGCGCGCCCATACGTTGGCCCGGCGAATCAAGTCCGGCAACGTGAGCATCAACTTCCCAACGGTCAATCCGCCAGAAGCCCCATTTGGCGGGTTCAAGCAGAGCGGCATCGGCCGCGAGCTCAGCCGGTACGGGTTGGACCTGTACACCCAGGTCAAGAACGTCGTGGTCAACCTGAATCCCGAGCCGTTCGACTGGTACGGCCGATGGCCGAGCGACCCACGAGGGTAGCCTGTCCGACAAGGTAGCAGCGGACTGGACGCTCAGCGAGTTCGAATTCATATCTGATCCAGGCCATGCCGACACGGAGAAATGGCCCTGTGCGCTGCACGCCACCTCGTGCGGGCTGGATTGTCGATGGCAGCCAACTGTCAACTGCGGGATACTTTCAGGTACGTCGTTCGCAACGCGCGCGAATGATTCCGCATTGCCAATCAGGGTGATCGACCTTTGAGCACGACTACATCACTTTTGCATGCCCATGCTGGCCGGACGTTCGACTCGGTCGATGCCCTCGAATCCGCGCTCCGTGCCGAGAAATACATCGCCGACCGGTCGCTGGCTACGACGCTCTACCTAATGCTGCAGATGCGCAAGCCGCTGTTGCTGGAAGGCGAAGCCGGCGTCGGCAAGACCGAGATCGCCAAGGTGCTCGCGACGATTCTCGACACCCCATTGATCCGGCTCCAATGCTATGAGGGTCTCGACGCGAACGCGGCCATCTACGAGTGGGACTACCCGCGGCAGATGCTCTATCTGCAAACCATCGAGGCTACCGGCGATATCAGCCGTGAGCAGGCCCGGCGCGACCTCTTTTCCGAAGAGTTCTTGCTCAAGCGGCCCTTGCTGCAAGCAATCGACGCGGCGCACGAAAAGTCTCCGGTCCTGCTCATCGACGAGGTCGACCGGGCCGATCAGGAGCTGGAAGCGTTCCTGCTCGAGTTGCTGTCTGACTTCCAGGTGACCGTCCCGGAACTCGGCACCATTCGCGCCGAGCATGTGCCGATCGTTGTCCTCACGTCGAACCGCACGCGGGAAATTCACGATGCGCTCAAGCGCCGCTGTCTCTACTACTGGATCGATTTCCCGACCTACGAGAAAGAGTTCAGCATCCTCTCCGCCAAGGTGCCGGACGCACCGGAGAAGCTGGCGACACAGATCTGCACCTTCACGCAAGGATTGCGCGAGGTCGATCTCTTCAAG contains these protein-coding regions:
- a CDS encoding aldehyde dehydrogenase family protein, with protein sequence MSATASKTEVLNPLLIIDGKEVSAADGATFETVSPTTNAAIGVVPKAGKADAVAAIEAAHRAFEQGPWSRFTPLERSRALHKMAQILRERIDEISVLETMNSGKIIVESRGDVVSSANCFEYYGNLAGQIWGDQIPMNGPLLDYTVREPYGVCSQIIPWNFPLLMAAWKVAPALAAGNTVVLKPASATPLTALMLGQIALEAGIPAGVLNVITGPGKELGETLTTHPLVEKVAFTGETETGREIMRAAAGTIKKVTLELGGKSPNIVFPDADLDEAVNGSLFAIFTNAGQRCTARTRLFLHTSIYDEFLATYVEKVSRIRVGDPLDWDTQMGPVISKAQQSKVLEYCEYAVEDGAELLHGGRKVPSSELRAGNFVEPTVFGKVSPDMRLAQNEVFGPVLAVIPFTTEDEVVAAANSTIFGLAATIWTNDIKRAHTLARRIKSGNVSINFPTVNPPEAPFGGFKQSGIGRELSRYGLDLYTQVKNVVVNLNPEPFDWYGRWPSDPRG
- a CDS encoding MoxR family ATPase; translation: MSTTTSLLHAHAGRTFDSVDALESALRAEKYIADRSLATTLYLMLQMRKPLLLEGEAGVGKTEIAKVLATILDTPLIRLQCYEGLDANAAIYEWDYPRQMLYLQTIEATGDISREQARRDLFSEEFLLKRPLLQAIDAAHEKSPVLLIDEVDRADQELEAFLLELLSDFQVTVPELGTIRAEHVPIVVLTSNRTREIHDALKRRCLYYWIDFPTYEKEFSILSAKVPDAPEKLATQICTFTQGLREVDLFKSPGMAETLDWAHALLALGSNSLNPQAVDDTLGVILKYQEDVDRVRGDIAETLVERAERGIPA